The proteins below are encoded in one region of Paenisporosarcina cavernae:
- the lgt gene encoding prolipoprotein diacylglyceryl transferase, with protein sequence MSFLLNIMDPIAFSIGPIDVRWYGVIIASGIVIAFLVAQAEMVKRGFHPDFLTDLLIWAIPLAIVGARIYYVLSEWDRYADNPIESIQIWNGGLAIHGALIVSFLVAYIFTKKRNEPFLKVTDIVVPSILIGQTIGRWGNFMNQEAHGGPVSRAFLEDLHIPEWIINQMNINGTYYHPTFLYESIWNFTGVIIMLLLRKVRLIRGEMTLFYIMWYSFGRFFIEGMRTDSLYLVGELRTAQVVSVVAFVVALVIFITRRMKKEKLPRYQDA encoded by the coding sequence ATGAGTTTTTTATTGAACATTATGGATCCGATTGCTTTTTCTATCGGCCCGATTGATGTTAGATGGTACGGGGTGATCATCGCATCAGGCATTGTCATTGCCTTTTTAGTGGCGCAAGCAGAGATGGTCAAGCGAGGCTTTCATCCGGACTTTTTAACCGATTTATTAATATGGGCAATTCCACTGGCAATCGTGGGAGCACGAATTTACTATGTATTGTCCGAATGGGACCGCTACGCAGATAATCCAATTGAGAGTATTCAAATTTGGAATGGTGGACTAGCCATTCATGGTGCGCTAATTGTGTCCTTCCTCGTCGCCTATATTTTTACAAAAAAACGCAATGAGCCTTTTTTGAAAGTGACGGACATAGTCGTTCCAAGTATTTTAATCGGTCAAACGATTGGTCGTTGGGGCAATTTTATGAACCAAGAAGCTCACGGTGGTCCTGTTTCAAGAGCCTTTTTAGAAGATTTACATATTCCGGAGTGGATTATTAACCAAATGAACATTAACGGAACGTATTACCATCCGACGTTCTTGTATGAATCTATTTGGAATTTCACTGGCGTCATTATTATGTTGTTGCTTCGAAAAGTTCGATTAATTCGCGGAGAAATGACGTTGTTTTACATCATGTGGTATTCGTTTGGTCGTTTCTTCATTGAAGGAATGCGTACGGATAGTTTGTATTTGGTCGGAGAATTACGCACAGCACAAGTGGTATCCGTCGTGGCTTTTGTCGTGGCACTAGTGATTTTCATTACCCGTCGAATGAAAAAAGAGAAACTTCCGCGTTATCAAGACGCGTAG
- a CDS encoding N-acetylmuramoyl-L-alanine amidase family protein has product MLKIALDAGHGAQTPGKRTPDGRMREFQFNEAVAVELKKRWMKKGWLVVFTHDKTKDVSLHERVELANRMKVDLFVSIHANAFGSGWNDANGIETFTCTHAQPTSRAIAQAIQLSLSKRTGRKNRGVKEADFTVLKRTFMPAVLVECGFMTNKEEAALLQSTAYRQLCAEAIGIGVEEYFQQ; this is encoded by the coding sequence ATGCTTAAAATTGCGTTAGATGCTGGGCATGGTGCCCAAACGCCCGGGAAGCGAACCCCAGATGGAAGAATGCGAGAATTTCAGTTCAATGAAGCTGTTGCAGTAGAACTAAAGAAGCGATGGATGAAGAAAGGATGGCTCGTTGTTTTTACGCATGACAAAACGAAAGATGTCTCCTTGCACGAGCGAGTCGAACTCGCAAATCGGATGAAAGTCGATCTCTTTGTATCGATACATGCCAACGCATTTGGTTCTGGTTGGAATGACGCAAACGGCATTGAAACGTTTACATGCACACATGCACAACCTACAAGTCGAGCCATCGCACAAGCAATTCAACTGTCACTAAGTAAACGAACAGGGAGAAAAAATCGTGGAGTGAAAGAAGCAGACTTCACGGTATTGAAGCGAACGTTTATGCCCGCTGTATTAGTAGAATGCGGATTTATGACAAATAAAGAAGAAGCTGCGTTGTTACAAAGCACGGCATACCGCCAACTTTGTGCGGAAGCAATTGGAATAGGAGTGGAGGAGTACTTTCAACAGTAG
- the rapZ gene encoding RNase adapter RapZ, which produces MDNSPSIDNQFVLITGMSGAGKTVAIQSFEDLGFFCIDNLPPALLMTFLKLMKESGKDMRKVAAVIDMRGGDMFDSLIGTLDSLSKELQITPKIVFLDADDQTLVRRYKESRRSHPLAPAGLPLDGIHKERQLLSELKGRANFIFQTSSLKPVQLREKIQQEFNSQESATFTVNILSFGFKHGLPIDADLVFDVRFLPNPYYIENLRPLTGMNEEVSGYVLKFEETKVLIEKLTDLLRYMIPLYKKEGKRQLVIAFGCTGGQHRSVTLAEYYGKLLGLDYDTVVTHRDIKLRKG; this is translated from the coding sequence ATGGATAACTCACCCTCGATTGATAATCAATTTGTTTTGATCACAGGAATGTCTGGAGCAGGAAAAACAGTAGCTATCCAAAGTTTTGAGGATTTGGGATTTTTCTGTATCGATAATTTACCTCCAGCCCTATTAATGACGTTTTTAAAGTTAATGAAAGAATCGGGGAAGGATATGCGTAAAGTCGCGGCTGTTATTGACATGCGCGGCGGAGATATGTTCGATTCCCTCATAGGCACCCTCGATTCTTTATCAAAGGAACTGCAAATTACACCGAAAATTGTGTTTTTAGATGCAGATGATCAGACGCTAGTAAGACGATACAAAGAGTCTCGCCGTTCGCATCCACTTGCGCCAGCAGGTCTACCGTTAGATGGAATTCACAAAGAGAGGCAATTATTGTCAGAGTTGAAGGGCAGAGCGAACTTCATTTTCCAAACATCGAGTTTAAAACCAGTGCAGTTGCGTGAAAAGATCCAACAGGAATTTAACTCACAAGAGTCTGCAACGTTTACAGTAAATATTCTGTCGTTTGGCTTTAAGCATGGTCTTCCGATTGATGCCGATTTGGTGTTCGATGTTCGTTTCTTGCCAAATCCATATTATATCGAAAATTTACGACCGCTTACGGGAATGAATGAAGAGGTAAGTGGATACGTTTTAAAATTCGAGGAAACAAAAGTGTTAATCGAAAAGTTAACCGATTTACTGCGATACATGATTCCGTTGTACAAGAAGGAAGGAAAGCGTCAATTAGTCATTGCTTTCGGATGTACAGGTGGTCAGCATCGTTCTGTTACCTTAGCGGAATACTATGGTAAACTATTGGGACTAGATTATGATACAGTGGTCACGCATCGTGACATTAAGCTGAGAAAGGGCTGA
- a CDS encoding 8-oxo-dGTP diphosphatase — MQRIANLLVVQDGQVLLLKKPRRNWYVAPGGKVEPEESIYDAAIREFTEETNAKPIQPHLKGIYTMVIEDGEVVKDEWMLFTFVANGLTGTPWEETREGLLEWHPIEHLESLPMAEGDRANLLFAVKESGTQYGTFHYTEEFQLLKQHLQSSSEGDVLNG, encoded by the coding sequence GTGCAACGAATTGCGAATTTGTTAGTTGTCCAAGATGGGCAAGTATTGCTTTTGAAAAAGCCAAGGCGAAATTGGTATGTAGCTCCTGGTGGAAAAGTGGAGCCGGAAGAATCGATTTACGACGCGGCAATTCGAGAATTTACAGAAGAAACAAATGCAAAACCTATTCAACCACATTTAAAAGGAATTTATACGATGGTGATCGAAGACGGTGAAGTAGTGAAAGATGAGTGGATGTTATTTACTTTTGTAGCGAATGGTCTTACAGGGACTCCGTGGGAGGAAACAAGAGAAGGATTGCTTGAATGGCATCCTATCGAACATTTAGAGTCGTTACCAATGGCAGAAGGAGATCGAGCGAATCTTTTGTTTGCTGTGAAGGAAAGTGGAACACAGTACGGAACGTTTCATTACACAGAAGAGTTTCAACTGTTGAAACAACACTTACAATCTTCGTCTGAAGGAGACGTGTTAAATGGATAA
- a CDS encoding tetratricopeptide repeat protein, which yields MEKKKQNDTKQNIVSFLPTGEYYYQKALQALSRDQYDKAQLYLKRAVELSPNDAMILMQYAIVELESERFEHALQLLNEAYLLEDSESDIVFFLSEVNAHLGFLVDARKYAKLYLEMDPDGSYAEEAMEIMDFTDQEELAQFDLDGEEGERFALQERARKWMENGEFESAISLLEKVIEEHPDFWSAYNNLALAYFYVGEVEQSKALLHDVLRRNTGNLHALCNLAVLHYYEKNEEELTHYLQVLSKIQPYMLEHRYKLGATFALVGKYEQAYKWLRSLQKKGHEGDAGFYFWLSHSAYFSGHEKIARQAWEQLLLLAPDKEGLEPWLGQKAGDTLKGLEHNRDFIVEKLENAYRSERLFGLFLLNKTAHRQEIISHPEWINVEEYSPLEKWMLAAAIGESDDLKTVSPTFLRAFEATNLLYEQHHPVATGGSYLFQMWFVLMERGIDKDYSFRNPKALAAAADYMFQSSREDGITKKAISENYGTTSATLTKYVSELIQFLPLFDA from the coding sequence TTGGAGAAGAAGAAACAGAACGACACGAAACAAAATATTGTATCTTTCCTACCTACAGGAGAGTACTACTATCAGAAAGCATTACAAGCATTAAGTCGTGATCAGTACGATAAGGCGCAACTGTATTTAAAACGTGCAGTGGAGTTAAGTCCGAATGATGCCATGATTTTAATGCAGTATGCGATTGTGGAACTCGAGAGTGAACGGTTTGAACATGCGCTTCAGTTGTTAAATGAAGCGTATTTACTCGAGGATTCCGAATCGGATATTGTGTTTTTCTTATCTGAAGTGAATGCCCATTTAGGGTTTTTAGTCGATGCTAGAAAATATGCAAAGCTTTATTTAGAAATGGATCCTGATGGAAGTTACGCAGAAGAAGCAATGGAAATTATGGATTTTACCGATCAAGAAGAGCTTGCGCAGTTTGATCTAGACGGAGAAGAAGGCGAGCGTTTTGCGCTACAAGAGCGTGCGAGAAAGTGGATGGAAAATGGTGAATTCGAATCGGCGATTTCATTACTCGAAAAAGTGATTGAAGAGCATCCAGATTTCTGGAGTGCGTATAACAATTTAGCACTTGCGTATTTTTACGTCGGAGAAGTGGAACAATCGAAAGCACTTCTTCACGATGTGCTACGACGAAATACTGGGAATTTACACGCGCTTTGCAACCTTGCTGTCCTTCATTATTACGAAAAAAATGAAGAAGAACTGACGCACTATTTACAAGTGTTATCGAAAATTCAACCGTACATGTTAGAGCACCGGTATAAACTTGGTGCAACATTCGCGCTTGTGGGAAAATACGAACAAGCGTATAAATGGTTGCGTTCTCTTCAGAAAAAAGGGCATGAAGGAGATGCAGGTTTCTACTTTTGGCTCTCGCATTCTGCGTACTTTTCTGGACATGAAAAAATCGCTCGACAGGCATGGGAACAGCTATTACTTTTAGCTCCTGATAAAGAAGGACTCGAGCCGTGGCTTGGCCAAAAAGCAGGCGATACGTTAAAAGGACTAGAACATAACCGAGACTTCATCGTGGAGAAATTGGAAAATGCGTATCGAAGTGAACGGTTATTTGGCTTGTTTTTATTGAATAAAACCGCTCATCGTCAAGAAATCATTTCGCATCCTGAGTGGATTAATGTCGAAGAGTATAGTCCGCTAGAGAAATGGATGTTAGCGGCCGCTATTGGTGAGTCGGACGATTTAAAAACCGTTTCACCTACGTTTCTACGAGCGTTCGAAGCAACCAATTTACTGTATGAACAGCATCATCCAGTGGCGACAGGTGGATCTTATTTATTCCAAATGTGGTTTGTATTAATGGAACGTGGGATAGATAAGGACTACTCATTTCGTAATCCAAAAGCGCTCGCTGCTGCAGCTGACTATATGTTCCAGTCTTCTCGCGAAGATGGCATCACGAAAAAAGCGATTTCTGAAAATTATGGCACCACTTCCGCAACATTAACGAAATATGTTTCGGAATTAATTCAATTTTTGCCGCTTTTTGACGCTTAA
- a CDS encoding acyltransferase — translation MRKTERYPVQGANSLWHIYKTVSFWKVMKNFLVIQLARYTPLLPVKNWLYRTFLRMKVGEKTSFALMVMPDIMFPERISIGDNCIIGYNTTILAHEYIIHEYRIGDVRIGNEVMIGANSTILPGVTIGDGAIVSAGTLVHQDVPAGSFVGGNPMQLIYTAEERAVKFDF, via the coding sequence ATGAGAAAAACGGAACGTTATCCGGTTCAAGGCGCAAACTCCTTATGGCACATTTATAAAACTGTTTCCTTTTGGAAAGTGATGAAAAACTTTTTAGTGATCCAGCTTGCACGTTATACCCCTTTATTGCCGGTGAAAAACTGGCTGTATCGAACTTTTCTTCGCATGAAAGTGGGGGAGAAAACATCATTTGCTTTAATGGTGATGCCAGATATTATGTTTCCAGAACGTATTTCCATCGGAGATAACTGTATCATAGGCTACAACACTACCATTTTAGCGCATGAATATATTATTCATGAATATCGAATTGGCGATGTGCGGATTGGCAATGAAGTAATGATCGGCGCGAATTCGACGATTCTTCCAGGCGTTACCATTGGCGATGGTGCCATCGTCTCAGCGGGTACCCTTGTCCATCAAGATGTACCTGCTGGATCGTTTGTTGGAGGTAATCCGATGCAACTTATCTATACAGCAGAAGAACGTGCGGTGAAGTTCGATTTTTAA
- the hprK gene encoding HPr(Ser) kinase/phosphatase, giving the protein MAHVTVKDVMETFKLELVSGAEGIGRHITVSDISRPGLEMAGYFTHYPENRIQLLGKTELSFFDMLTTSEKHERMLRLCSENTPAIIVSHEMEAPKELISASNSNHVPVLTAKMPTTRFSSLLTNFLESKLAPTTAVHGVLVDIYGIGVLITGKSGVGKSETALELVKRGHRLVADDCVEIRQEGENTLIGNAPNLIEHLLEIRGIGIINIMTLFGASAVRNHKRISLVMDLEIWDEKKTYDRLGLDEEKMQIMDTSLPKLTVPVRPGRNLSVIVEVAAMDYRLKRMGVNTAEEFSNRLNEVIEQKEEGTR; this is encoded by the coding sequence ATGGCACATGTTACCGTCAAAGATGTGATGGAGACGTTTAAATTAGAGCTGGTTAGCGGCGCAGAAGGTATTGGTCGTCATATTACGGTGAGTGATATTTCACGTCCTGGTCTTGAGATGGCCGGTTATTTTACACATTATCCTGAAAATCGAATTCAATTGTTGGGAAAAACGGAATTATCCTTTTTTGATATGTTAACGACGTCGGAAAAACATGAACGTATGTTACGTCTGTGCTCGGAGAATACACCGGCGATCATTGTGTCACATGAAATGGAAGCGCCTAAGGAATTGATCTCGGCTTCTAACTCGAATCATGTGCCGGTGCTTACTGCGAAGATGCCTACGACTCGTTTTTCGAGTTTGCTGACAAACTTTTTAGAAAGTAAACTTGCTCCAACGACAGCCGTTCATGGCGTTTTAGTGGACATTTATGGCATTGGGGTTTTAATTACAGGCAAAAGTGGTGTCGGGAAGAGTGAGACTGCGTTAGAATTAGTGAAGCGAGGTCATCGTTTAGTAGCCGATGATTGTGTGGAAATTCGTCAAGAAGGCGAAAATACACTTATCGGAAACGCACCCAATTTGATTGAACATTTGCTCGAAATTAGAGGTATTGGCATCATTAATATTATGACGCTTTTTGGGGCGAGTGCAGTCCGAAATCACAAGCGTATTTCGCTTGTCATGGATTTAGAGATTTGGGATGAGAAGAAAACGTATGACCGTTTAGGATTAGATGAAGAAAAAATGCAAATTATGGATACGAGTCTTCCAAAACTCACCGTTCCAGTTCGTCCCGGTCGAAATCTATCGGTCATTGTAGAAGTTGCAGCGATGGATTACCGATTAAAACGAATGGGTGTCAATACGGCAGAAGAGTTTTCTAACCGTTTGAATGAAGTGATTGAACAAAAAGAAGAAGGTACTCGTTAA
- a CDS encoding DUF4097 family beta strand repeat-containing protein translates to MQNERKRILDMVENGQLSASEALVLLEKLNNDTTNTTVNTSSHSQSNSQSQSTYSAGQQYSEKKDPKADEFIEDLKRDFTQFGDKFMQFMQTAVGKVKTFDFDMPFGEAKEFHHRFTKENESFEDISVELANGKLEILTSDSNEVRAECHVKSYRTNEEDPKKLFMEKFLFVVDNGKLRIISDLKATQVNVKLFIPAKKYQTIKARLINGAIHMQTVKATEVNVETVNGRIYIDGELRDIEASSVNGHVVVTTTDKEAKKIEASAIAGSVEIYIPSSVSLEGEISSHLGKMDVALQDVQHKSESEQFLQKRIRFSKQVDGFSGTPLKIEGEAKMGSVLVKYSSTAQ, encoded by the coding sequence ATGCAAAATGAACGCAAACGAATCTTGGATATGGTAGAAAATGGCCAATTGTCTGCAAGTGAAGCGCTAGTCTTACTCGAAAAACTGAACAACGATACGACAAATACGACAGTAAACACATCGTCCCACTCACAATCGAATTCGCAAAGCCAGTCGACGTATTCTGCTGGTCAACAGTATTCGGAAAAGAAAGATCCAAAAGCAGACGAATTTATCGAAGATTTGAAACGAGACTTCACCCAATTTGGTGATAAATTTATGCAATTCATGCAAACGGCGGTAGGAAAAGTGAAGACATTTGACTTTGATATGCCGTTTGGCGAAGCGAAGGAGTTTCATCACAGGTTCACTAAAGAAAATGAGTCATTTGAAGATATTTCCGTCGAATTAGCAAACGGGAAATTAGAGATTCTGACGAGTGATTCGAACGAAGTTCGGGCAGAATGCCACGTGAAATCGTATCGAACGAATGAAGAAGATCCGAAAAAACTCTTTATGGAGAAATTTTTGTTTGTCGTCGATAATGGCAAATTACGTATTATTAGTGACTTGAAAGCGACACAAGTAAATGTGAAGCTTTTCATTCCAGCGAAAAAGTACCAAACAATTAAGGCGCGCTTAATCAATGGCGCGATTCATATGCAAACAGTGAAAGCGACGGAAGTCAACGTGGAAACTGTGAACGGCCGCATTTATATCGATGGTGAATTGCGCGATATTGAAGCGAGTTCTGTTAACGGACACGTTGTGGTCACTACGACTGACAAAGAAGCGAAGAAAATCGAGGCATCCGCAATCGCTGGATCTGTCGAGATTTATATTCCATCATCAGTTTCCTTAGAGGGAGAAATTTCGTCTCACTTAGGAAAAATGGATGTAGCACTACAAGATGTGCAACATAAAAGTGAATCAGAGCAGTTTTTACAAAAACGAATTCGATTCTCTAAACAAGTGGACGGATTTAGCGGCACTCCGTTGAAAATTGAAGGAGAAGCTAAAATGGGTTCTGTTCTTGTAAAATATAGTTCGACAGCTCAATAA
- a CDS encoding nucleoside recognition domain-containing protein, producing the protein MGILTRGLQAGLKTTWTLSKVIFPITLLVVILQHTPVLPWVIDKIAPFMKLFGLSGDAAIPLVLGNAINLYAGIAGIISLDLSVKEVFIIAVMLSFSHNLFIETAVALKVGVKLWVVLLVRLGLAALSAIVINLVWQGGGEIAQYGLAPKSGMVPDGWFDIFMFGLQKASFGVLQFALVVIPLMIMIQYLKEKLYLQRASKKIEPFTKLLGIQPNASMTLISGLVIGLAFGAGVMIQAVQEDGVSKKDATLVFIFLVACHAVVEDTLIFLPLGIPILPLFLLRLVTAFVLTIVVSKLWQQAEARKRKEVWST; encoded by the coding sequence ATGGGAATTTTAACACGTGGATTACAAGCGGGACTTAAAACGACATGGACGCTAAGTAAAGTCATATTTCCAATAACATTACTTGTTGTGATTTTGCAGCATACACCAGTCTTACCTTGGGTAATCGATAAAATTGCACCTTTCATGAAACTCTTTGGTTTGAGTGGAGATGCAGCAATCCCACTTGTGTTGGGAAATGCAATCAATTTATACGCAGGTATTGCGGGAATTATCTCGCTCGATTTGTCTGTCAAAGAAGTATTCATCATTGCGGTCATGCTGTCTTTTTCACATAATTTATTCATCGAAACGGCAGTTGCGTTAAAAGTTGGGGTGAAATTGTGGGTCGTGTTGCTTGTTCGGTTAGGACTAGCAGCTCTCTCTGCCATCGTGATCAACCTTGTATGGCAAGGTGGAGGCGAAATCGCTCAGTATGGTCTTGCACCAAAAAGCGGAATGGTGCCAGATGGCTGGTTCGACATTTTCATGTTCGGCTTACAAAAAGCATCGTTTGGTGTCCTTCAATTTGCACTGGTCGTCATTCCGTTAATGATCATGATTCAATATTTGAAAGAAAAACTATATTTACAACGCGCATCAAAGAAAATCGAACCCTTTACAAAATTGTTGGGCATTCAGCCAAATGCCTCGATGACGCTTATTTCTGGTTTAGTCATTGGACTGGCGTTCGGTGCGGGTGTGATGATTCAAGCGGTGCAAGAGGATGGTGTCAGTAAAAAAGATGCTACACTTGTATTCATCTTTTTAGTGGCATGTCATGCCGTAGTGGAAGACACATTAATCTTCCTACCACTTGGAATTCCAATATTACCGCTGTTTCTCCTTCGCTTAGTTACGGCTTTTGTCTTAACAATCGTCGTTTCGAAACTGTGGCAACAAGCGGAAGCAAGGAAGCGAAAGGAAGTTTGGTCGACATGA
- the trxB gene encoding thioredoxin-disulfide reductase gives MTEETIYDVIIIGAGPAGMTAAVYTSRANLKTLMLERGIPGGQMANTEEVENYPGFEHILGPELSTKMFEHAKKFGAEYAYGDVQEIKDGEAYKTILAGGKEYKTRSIIISTGAEYKKMGVPGEVELGGRGVSYCAVCDGAFFKEKELVVVGGGDSAVEEGVYLTRFAKKVTIVHRRDTLRAQKILQDRAFANEKIDFIWNSTVKEINEDNGKVGSVTLVNTQDGTETVFPADGVFVYIGMLPLTKPFTELGILNEMGYVVTNERMETSIPGIFAAGDVRDKMLRQIVTATGDGSIAAQTAQAYLEELHEKLSVNS, from the coding sequence ATGACAGAAGAAACAATTTATGACGTAATTATTATCGGTGCAGGTCCTGCAGGAATGACCGCGGCCGTGTATACATCTCGTGCAAATTTAAAAACATTAATGTTAGAACGCGGAATTCCAGGTGGCCAAATGGCAAACACGGAAGAAGTGGAAAACTACCCAGGATTCGAACACATTCTTGGACCAGAATTATCGACCAAAATGTTCGAGCACGCGAAAAAATTCGGTGCAGAATACGCATACGGAGATGTTCAAGAAATTAAAGACGGCGAAGCGTACAAAACCATTTTAGCTGGTGGGAAAGAATATAAAACACGCTCCATTATCATTAGTACAGGTGCTGAATACAAAAAAATGGGCGTTCCGGGCGAAGTGGAGCTTGGAGGGCGCGGTGTAAGTTATTGTGCAGTCTGTGACGGCGCATTCTTTAAAGAAAAAGAATTAGTTGTTGTAGGTGGAGGAGACTCTGCAGTAGAAGAAGGCGTTTACTTAACACGCTTTGCGAAAAAAGTAACGATTGTACATCGCCGCGATACATTACGTGCGCAAAAAATTCTCCAAGACCGCGCATTTGCGAATGAAAAAATTGACTTCATCTGGAATTCAACCGTTAAAGAAATCAATGAAGACAATGGCAAAGTCGGAAGTGTTACCCTTGTGAATACGCAAGATGGAACAGAAACGGTTTTCCCTGCAGATGGTGTATTTGTGTACATCGGTATGTTGCCACTGACAAAACCATTCACAGAGCTAGGCATTTTAAACGAAATGGGCTATGTCGTAACGAACGAACGAATGGAAACATCGATTCCAGGAATCTTCGCTGCTGGGGATGTTCGTGATAAAATGCTTCGTCAAATTGTCACGGCAACTGGCGACGGCAGTATTGCGGCGCAAACCGCACAAGCTTATTTAGAAGAATTACACGAAAAGTTAAGTGTAAATTCATAA